The following are encoded together in the Magnetococcales bacterium genome:
- the fliR gene encoding flagellar biosynthetic protein FliR yields MDPAALMDFLGFSTGEVERAALVLARISGLFLSAPFFSRTVGPLTIRAALVMTLTLVLFPLVPHWPHEGEGNPFLLAFAAVSELLIGAIMGMLAHWVLVAVQVAGSIIGFEMGLSMAMVMDPTSGLQEGVISNMLYMAALMIFLGIDGHHILIDGLARSFHSFPPGHTLPSGQGLVQSAVSALGQLFQFSLLLSAPIVVSSKLLYLGMGLINRASPQIQVFFVSMPIAQLMGFFILGLSMMVFGQVLTEQIEAFTNLAFKVAGL; encoded by the coding sequence GTGGATCCCGCCGCCCTCATGGATTTCCTGGGCTTTTCCACCGGCGAGGTGGAACGAGCCGCCCTGGTTCTGGCCCGCATCAGCGGCCTGTTCCTCTCCGCGCCCTTCTTCTCCCGCACCGTCGGCCCCTTGACCATTCGCGCCGCTCTGGTCATGACCCTGACCCTGGTTCTCTTCCCCCTGGTGCCCCACTGGCCACACGAAGGCGAAGGCAACCCCTTTCTCCTGGCCTTCGCCGCCGTCTCCGAACTCCTCATCGGCGCCATCATGGGCATGCTGGCCCACTGGGTGCTGGTCGCCGTCCAGGTCGCCGGATCCATCATCGGCTTCGAAATGGGCCTCTCCATGGCCATGGTCATGGACCCCACCTCCGGACTCCAGGAAGGCGTGATCAGCAACATGCTCTACATGGCCGCTTTGATGATCTTCCTGGGCATCGACGGACACCATATCCTCATCGACGGCCTGGCCCGCTCCTTCCACAGCTTCCCGCCGGGCCACACCCTGCCCTCCGGTCAGGGACTGGTGCAATCCGCCGTTTCCGCACTGGGACAACTCTTCCAGTTCTCCCTGCTCCTCTCCGCACCCATCGTGGTCTCCTCCAAACTCCTCTACCTGGGCATGGGCCTGATCAACCGCGCCTCCCCCCAGATTCAGGTCTTTTTCGTCTCCATGCCCATCGCCCAACTCATGGGGTTCTTCATCCTCGGCCTCTCCATGATGGTCTTCGGCCAGGTGCTCACCGAGCAGATCGAGGCCTTCACCAACCTCGCCTTCAAAGTCGCGGGTCTGTAA
- the fliQ gene encoding flagellar biosynthesis protein FliQ, whose amino-acid sequence MPIETVQKLVTDALQVALLISAPMLLTALVVGIIISLFQAVTQIQEMTLTFIPKILATFLALMITLPWMIRTLMDYFVGLFESIPTLLG is encoded by the coding sequence ATGCCCATCGAAACCGTACAGAAACTGGTCACCGACGCCTTGCAGGTGGCCCTGCTGATCTCCGCGCCCATGCTGCTCACCGCTCTGGTGGTGGGTATCATCATCTCCCTCTTCCAGGCCGTGACCCAAATTCAGGAGATGACCCTCACCTTCATCCCCAAGATCCTCGCCACCTTCCTGGCCCTGATGATCACCCTGCCGTGGATGATCCGCACCCTGATGGACTACTTCGTCGGTCTCTTCGAATCCATTCCCACCCTGCTCGGCTGA